A region from the ANME-2 cluster archaeon genome encodes:
- a CDS encoding ABC transporter permease, whose translation MEQFIVQIMDVWDSQLLTMRTMEHLYMFSIALFSATVIGISVGIIVFLHPRIANPILNILNIIETLPDIALLVLLLPFFGLGAKPTIVASILYSILPITRNTYVGLKSVNKEYIYIAQAIGLSSKEILVKVRMPMALPLIAGGFRIALVFTMGLITLGGLIAAGGLGTALQTGIYLYDVDTILVAGLWTGMLAVILDAIAGVIENRLKVRYGSW comes from the coding sequence ATGGAACAATTCATTGTACAGATAATGGATGTATGGGATTCACAATTGTTAACCATGCGTACAATGGAGCATTTGTATATGTTCAGTATTGCCCTTTTTTCAGCCACAGTCATTGGTATCAGTGTGGGGATCATTGTATTTCTGCATCCAAGAATTGCCAATCCGATATTGAATATCCTCAATATTATCGAAACCCTACCTGATATTGCACTTCTGGTTCTATTGCTTCCCTTCTTTGGTTTAGGGGCAAAACCTACTATTGTTGCATCGATCCTGTATTCTATCCTGCCTATCACCAGGAATACCTATGTGGGTCTGAAAAGTGTCAACAAAGAGTATATTTACATCGCACAGGCAATAGGACTGTCATCAAAAGAGATATTGGTCAAGGTAAGGATGCCAATGGCACTTCCACTCATTGCTGGTGGTTTCAGGATAGCACTGGTATTTACTATGGGCTTGATCACCCTGGGTGGCCTAATTGCAGCAGGTGGCCTTGGAACGGCATTGCAGACGGGTATTTACCTGTATGATGTGGATACCATTCTGGTTGCAGGATTATGGACCGGAATGCTTGCAGTTATTCTGGATGCAATTGCTGGTGTTATTGAAAACAGACTCAAGGTGAGGTATGGTTCATGGTAA